The sequence GGACCCGTCCTCAACAATGCCCTCTCCGGACTCGATCAGGCCCTGTGGGACATCAAAGGAAAACGAGCCGGTATGCCCGTCTACCAGCTCCTGGGGGGTAAAGTCCGGTTCGCCATCCCCTGTTACACCCATGCCGGAGGCAATACCCCCGAAGCAGCCGCCGACAGCGTCAAAAAATTCATGGCCGATGGCTTCAAATACATCCGCATCCAGCAGGGTGGCTATGGTGCCGTCGGCGCTACGGCCGATAAACCCGATTTCAAAGTGGCCAACTTCGGGGGCGAGACCGACAACTACATGAATGAGCGGCTCTACCTGAAATCGGTGCCCAAGATGTTTGAGGTGGTTCGTAAGGAGTGTGGCGAGGAGATCGAGCTGTTGCATGACATCCACGAGCGGGTGCAGCCCATCGATGCCATCAATATGATCAAGCGGGTAGAGGAGTTCCGGCCGTTCTTCATCGAAGATCCCTTCTCGCCCGAGAACATGAAGTGGTTTGCCCAGTTGCGGCAGGCCACCTCGGTGCCCATTGCTATGGGGGAATTGTTCAACAACATCAACGAGTTCAAGGAGCCGATGGTCAATCAATGGTTTGATTTCATCCGGATCCACGTTTCCCAGATCGGGGGCATCAGCCCGGCCATGAAGGTAGCCCGGTTGGGGGAATGGTTCAACATCCGCACGGCCTGGCATGGACCGGGGGATGTTTCGCCGGTGGGTCATGCGGCCCATGCGCACATCGATCTGGCGGTGTGGAATTTTGGGATTCAGGAAGCGGTGCAGTTTTCGGAGAAGACGCAGTCGGTCTTCAGTGGCTGTCCGACGATGAACAAGGGGTACATGTCGGTCAATGAGGTGCCGGGTTTGGGGGTGGACATCAACGAGAAGGAGGCTGCCAAGTATCCCATCAGCACCAAGTCGAACTGGCAGGTGCGCAAGATGGATGGCACTATTATCAGACCGTAACTTATTTCCGGGATTCACTTTGGGCTGTGATTTCAGCCCAAAGTGAATCCACTTCACATTACTCCTATTAGCCCTTCAGTTTTGACTATTTGCTTAAACGATTAAATGAGCTACACCTTTACCCAATAAACAATGAAATCACCAAACAAGAAATCAGGCATATCCCGCCGTTCGGCCATACAGTCGGTACTGGGTGTAGCAGGTATGGGGTCGATGGTACTTCCTCAGACGTCATATGCCGCCAGTCCCGGACACTTTGTCGATTACAGCAAAGTAAAGATTACAAAACTTGAGACCTTTCTGGTCAAACCCCGTTGGATTTTCCTGAAAATCCATACCGATGTTGGCGTTTATGGGTTAGGCGAACCGCTTCTGGAAGGCCGGGCACTAACCATCCAGACCGCCATTAAGGAAGTCGAACCTTATTTGATCGGCAAAGACCCCCGGCAGGTTGTTCACCATTGGCAGGCTATCTATCGTCATGCATTCTACCGCGGTGGCCCCATCCTGACGAGTGCCCTGAGTGGCATCGACCACGCGCTCTGGGATATTAAAGGCAAACTGTTGAACGTACCTGTTTATGAACTGCTTGGGGGTCCCACCCGCGACCGAGTTCGGGTTTATGGCCGGGCCAGCAATGCTGAAGACATGAAGAAGCGGAAGGCCGAAGGATACACGGTGATTAAGACAGGTGTTGCCAAAAAGAACCCCGCCAACATTGTCGAAAATCCGCAATTCATTAAATACGCTGTCGACAATTTTGCATCATTACGCGAAGCGGGTGGCCCCGAAATGGACATAGCCATTGACTTTCACGGGTCCATTTCGCCCCAAACGGCAAAAGTGCTCATCAAACAGCTGGAGCCGTTCCAACCTATGTTCGTTGAGGAACCCTGTCAGGCCCAGAACGTAGACACGATGGTCGACATTGCCAGAGGGACGCATTTGCCAATCGCTACCGGCGAACGCATTTTCACGAAATGGGGATTCCGCGAAATTCTGGAAAAAGGAGCTGCTAGCATCGTAC comes from Spirosoma aureum and encodes:
- a CDS encoding enolase C-terminal domain-like protein, coding for MNQLDQSRRDTLKMLGMGSSAGLLSLFGGLSTAQAREQLATPRYAVGAAPVKIKAVKAIATAPQGSNLIVVKVETTEPGLYGLGCATFTQRAATVIVAINTYLNEFCVGKDVDNIEDMWQAAYVSSYWRNGPVLNNALSGLDQALWDIKGKRAGMPVYQLLGGKVRFAIPCYTHAGGNTPEAAADSVKKFMADGFKYIRIQQGGYGAVGATADKPDFKVANFGGETDNYMNERLYLKSVPKMFEVVRKECGEEIELLHDIHERVQPIDAINMIKRVEEFRPFFIEDPFSPENMKWFAQLRQATSVPIAMGELFNNINEFKEPMVNQWFDFIRIHVSQIGGISPAMKVARLGEWFNIRTAWHGPGDVSPVGHAAHAHIDLAVWNFGIQEAVQFSEKTQSVFSGCPTMNKGYMSVNEVPGLGVDINEKEAAKYPISTKSNWQVRKMDGTIIRP
- the dgoD gene encoding galactonate dehydratase — translated: MKSPNKKSGISRRSAIQSVLGVAGMGSMVLPQTSYAASPGHFVDYSKVKITKLETFLVKPRWIFLKIHTDVGVYGLGEPLLEGRALTIQTAIKEVEPYLIGKDPRQVVHHWQAIYRHAFYRGGPILTSALSGIDHALWDIKGKLLNVPVYELLGGPTRDRVRVYGRASNAEDMKKRKAEGYTVIKTGVAKKNPANIVENPQFIKYAVDNFASLREAGGPEMDIAIDFHGSISPQTAKVLIKQLEPFQPMFVEEPCQAQNVDTMVDIARGTHLPIATGERIFTKWGFREILEKGAASIVQPDLCHAGGITEGRLIAGMAEAYYVPIAPHNPMGPISLAVGLNLAASVPNFLVQEQVSLGEGYLKNPFKLQSDGTVLIPKGPGLGVELDEALMKDKIGHDWKNPETYNALDGSVVDW